In a genomic window of Planctomycetaceae bacterium:
- a CDS encoding Gfo/Idh/MocA family oxidoreductase, which yields METINWTSTIAACFLKSAGTTIAGIALTRLMSSPPKQRTRRLHRADRCRHAHASKLSVYRDSPDYEVVGIVEPDEQLRRSAETQAAFRDLPWLTQEQLLNVPGLQAVLVETRVKDSLDVAEACVAAGMHIGLDKPAGESLPQFRRILARAEQQNLLVQMGYMYRYNPAIVLLREFLRHGWLGDVFEVHTVMSKVVGSESRIELAEYPGGIMFELGCHILDLVVGVLGKPTEVTSFNQHVSSADDGLVDNMLAVLSYPNAIATVKSSAVEVEGFARRHFVVCSTEGIPHSAAGRSFGAHRSVTAARRLQGRLSGRPISEVHPLRRRRRGHGANHPR from the coding sequence ATGGAGACCATCAATTGGACATCAACAATCGCCGCATGTTTCCTGAAATCCGCCGGGACGACCATCGCCGGCATCGCTTTGACCAGGCTGATGTCTTCGCCGCCGAAGCAGCGAACACGCCGATTGCATCGGGCAGATCGGTGTCGGCACGCTCACGCATCCAAGCTGTCTGTCTATCGCGACTCACCGGACTACGAAGTGGTCGGGATCGTCGAACCCGATGAACAGCTTCGTCGCAGCGCGGAGACTCAGGCCGCGTTTCGTGACCTCCCGTGGCTGACGCAGGAACAACTGCTGAATGTTCCGGGACTTCAGGCGGTCCTGGTCGAAACCCGTGTGAAGGATTCGCTGGACGTCGCTGAGGCATGCGTCGCCGCGGGAATGCATATTGGTCTGGACAAACCGGCCGGGGAATCGCTGCCGCAGTTCCGGCGAATTCTCGCGAGGGCCGAGCAACAGAACCTCCTGGTTCAAATGGGATATATGTACCGCTACAACCCGGCGATCGTCCTGCTGCGGGAATTCCTCAGACACGGCTGGCTGGGAGACGTGTTCGAAGTCCATACCGTGATGAGCAAAGTCGTTGGCTCCGAAAGTCGGATCGAACTGGCCGAGTACCCCGGCGGCATCATGTTTGAACTCGGCTGCCATATTCTTGACCTTGTCGTCGGAGTGCTCGGCAAGCCCACGGAAGTCACTTCCTTCAACCAGCATGTTTCTTCGGCGGACGACGGTCTCGTTGACAACATGCTGGCGGTGCTGAGTTATCCAAATGCCATCGCCACGGTGAAATCCAGCGCGGTGGAAGTCGAAGGCTTCGCTCGGCGACACTTCGTGGTCTGCAGCACGGAAGGCATTCCACATTCAGCCGCTGGACGATCCTTCGGCGCGCATCGCTCTGTCACAGCCGCGAGGCGACTACAAGGCCGGCTATCAGGACGTCCGATTTCCGAAGTACACCCGCTACGTCGACGACGCCGCGGACATGGCGCGAATCATCCGCGGTGA
- a CDS encoding DUF4058 family protein, translating into MPSPFPGMDPFIESQGFWPDFHATFINYVRERLADQLPDSYDARLDERVNFVRVQDDSIQRIRPDVSISQSDARDTGAATSGGVATLEPVTLQETIEEEVREAYIEIINREDRSLVTILEVLSPTNKNEPARGHYLTKRLAILQQPVHLVELDLLRGGRRHNFARPLPPGDYYAYVSRVEKRMGCDVYAWPLERCLPTIPVPLAKPDPDVLLDLQAVFSLTYDRGRYQRAIDYGQPLTPTLDEQSRQWAESLLHNG; encoded by the coding sequence ATGCCCAGTCCGTTTCCGGGAATGGACCCGTTCATTGAATCGCAGGGGTTCTGGCCCGATTTCCACGCGACATTCATCAACTATGTGCGTGAGCGGTTGGCGGACCAGCTTCCGGATTCCTACGACGCTCGTCTGGACGAACGTGTGAACTTTGTCCGCGTGCAGGACGATTCCATTCAGCGCATTCGTCCCGATGTCAGCATCTCTCAGTCGGATGCCCGTGATACCGGAGCGGCCACGTCCGGCGGCGTCGCGACGCTGGAACCGGTGACACTGCAGGAGACGATCGAAGAAGAGGTGCGCGAGGCGTACATCGAAATCATCAACCGCGAAGATCGCTCACTGGTCACGATTCTGGAAGTGTTGTCGCCGACGAATAAGAATGAACCGGCGCGTGGACACTACCTGACCAAACGGCTGGCAATTCTTCAGCAGCCCGTCCATCTGGTGGAACTCGACCTGCTGCGCGGTGGCCGCCGGCACAATTTCGCGCGCCCGCTTCCGCCTGGAGACTACTACGCTTATGTGTCGCGAGTTGAAAAGCGGATGGGCTGCGACGTGTATGCCTGGCCGCTGGAACGGTGTTTGCCGACCATCCCGGTACCGCTCGCCAAACCGGATCCTGATGTGCTGCTGGACCTGCAGGCGGTGTTCTCGCTGACGTACGATCGCGGTCGCTATCAACGCGCCATCGACTACGGGCAGCCGCTGACACCGACGCTCGACGAGCAGTCACGCCAATGGGCGGAATCGCTGCTGCACAACGGCTGA
- a CDS encoding right-handed parallel beta-helix repeat-containing protein, which translates to MNTHHSSRRRFLANCTALVAASAGSPRLFADGRPPVTNPRATDGDNRFEPNWDERLTITVGEKSGDLVGSDDKVLQAAVDYVARFGGGTVRILPGTYTLRSAVVLPSKIRLIGSGADSVLTKIASDTVELADDSDWYDQEITLRDAKDFRVGDGIVLRATNPDNGGSTVIKRMLVAQSGRRFKLNDGLRENLWLTGKPTCSSLFPLLTSEYTSDVVIENITLDGNLANNENFNGNYGGCIFLQDCNRYRMRHVTARNYNGDGISFQICHDVVVEDCHSHDNADLGVHPGSGSQRPLIRNNRMERNNQGLFWCWGVKYGLAEGNTMDGNRLYGTSIGHNDTDNVMRNNVISNSGQIGILFRDDARGQDFWANRNVIENNRILNSGGDAGVAIDVTGQTKDITITGNEIRDDRAPMQRTGIRISANAGKVTLADNRIEGVAMAIVDRRTVE; encoded by the coding sequence ATGAATACCCATCACTCCAGCCGCCGTCGTTTTCTCGCGAACTGCACCGCCCTTGTCGCAGCGTCCGCTGGCTCGCCCCGCTTGTTCGCCGATGGCCGGCCGCCGGTGACGAATCCTCGCGCGACGGATGGTGACAATCGGTTCGAACCGAACTGGGACGAACGGCTGACCATCACCGTCGGTGAAAAATCGGGCGATCTCGTCGGCAGCGATGACAAGGTTCTGCAGGCCGCCGTGGATTATGTCGCTCGGTTTGGCGGCGGCACGGTTCGGATTCTGCCGGGAACCTACACGTTGCGCAGCGCCGTCGTGCTGCCGTCGAAGATTCGGCTGATCGGCAGCGGAGCAGATTCCGTCCTCACGAAGATCGCGTCCGACACCGTTGAACTGGCCGACGATTCCGACTGGTACGATCAGGAAATCACTCTTCGCGACGCGAAGGATTTTCGAGTCGGTGACGGCATCGTGCTGCGAGCGACCAATCCGGACAACGGCGGAAGTACGGTGATCAAACGCATGCTGGTTGCGCAGTCGGGTCGTCGTTTCAAGCTGAACGATGGCCTGCGCGAGAACCTGTGGCTCACGGGAAAGCCCACCTGTTCGTCACTGTTTCCGCTGCTGACCAGCGAGTACACGTCGGATGTTGTCATTGAAAACATCACGCTCGACGGCAACCTCGCCAACAACGAGAACTTCAACGGCAACTACGGCGGCTGCATCTTCCTGCAGGACTGCAATCGCTACAGGATGCGGCACGTGACGGCTCGCAACTACAACGGCGACGGCATCAGTTTTCAGATCTGCCACGACGTCGTTGTGGAAGACTGCCACAGTCACGACAACGCGGATCTGGGAGTCCACCCCGGTTCCGGTTCGCAGCGTCCGCTGATTCGCAACAATCGCATGGAACGCAACAATCAGGGATTGTTCTGGTGCTGGGGAGTGAAATACGGCTTGGCCGAAGGCAACACGATGGACGGCAATCGTCTGTACGGCACATCAATCGGTCACAACGACACCGATAACGTGATGCGCAACAACGTGATTTCGAACAGCGGGCAGATCGGCATTCTGTTTCGCGACGACGCGCGCGGTCAGGACTTCTGGGCCAACCGCAATGTGATCGAGAACAACCGGATCCTGAACAGCGGCGGCGACGCCGGTGTAGCGATTGACGTGACAGGTCAGACGAAGGACATCACGATCACAGGCAACGAGATCCGCGACGACCGCGCTCCGATGCAGCGCACCGGCATCCGCATCAGCGCGAACGCGGGCAAGGTGACGCTGGCAGACAACCGGATCGAAGGCGTTGCGATGGCGATCGTTGATCGGAGAACGGTGGAATAG
- a CDS encoding type II toxin-antitoxin system VapC family toxin: MFVFDTDHLSLLQRDNGRSTSHLVSRLDECDEADFWVSIVSFHEQFQGWNAYLNKADDRENLVLGYARFEKLLKAFSGYQLLPFDEAAAEICSDFRKQKIRVGTMDLRIASIAIANDMTLLTRNTVDFERVPGLLFEDWTLPDV, translated from the coding sequence ATGTTCGTCTTTGATACCGATCATCTTTCGTTGCTGCAGCGTGACAACGGCCGATCGACTTCGCATCTTGTTTCACGGCTTGATGAGTGCGACGAAGCTGACTTCTGGGTTTCGATTGTTTCGTTTCATGAGCAGTTCCAGGGGTGGAATGCCTATCTGAACAAGGCAGACGATCGTGAGAATCTCGTGCTTGGTTACGCTCGATTTGAAAAACTCCTGAAGGCATTCTCCGGCTATCAGCTCCTGCCGTTTGACGAGGCGGCAGCAGAGATTTGCTCCGATTTTCGAAAGCAGAAGATTCGCGTCGGCACGATGGATCTGCGGATTGCTTCCATCGCAATCGCCAATGACATGACGCTGTTGACCCGCAACACCGTGGATTTCGAACGCGTACCAGGACTGTTGTTTGAGGACTGGACGCTGCCCGACGTTTAA
- a CDS encoding DUF1501 domain-containing protein encodes MKFQQTRRQVLHTAACGFGGLALNGMMAGIARAANPLAVHPPHSAGRAKRVIFVFLEGGPSQADLFAPKEAITKRHGTAIESPVAGDGQIRVGVAQFLPMAPVAPIRPRGQSGMMMSDLLPHLSGVADELCLLRAMVADNKAHAPASLQFHTGHIAEARPSMGAWISYGLGTENESLPSFMTIHPPGDVRTYGSSFLPAIHQGTPLRVPGSERDLPITNLRDTSTDEATQRRRLDFLQSMNNRLLQRVETDRQMEGIIESFELAFRMQAETPELVDFSGETSTTHQMYGIGEGPTDRNGKACLMARRLSEAGVRFVQVTMGGWDHHGNIRGALPGSCGGSDKPIAGLLHDLKQRGLLDETLVLISGEFGRTYWSQDLSGTSPIDVHGREHQQESFCTLLAGGGVKPGFVYGDTDDLGYRPVSGRVHLHDLHATMLHLLGLNHEQLTHPHHGRDFRLTDVYGRVVKEILA; translated from the coding sequence ATGAAATTCCAACAGACACGGCGACAGGTTCTTCACACCGCCGCGTGCGGCTTTGGAGGTCTCGCACTGAACGGCATGATGGCCGGAATTGCTCGAGCCGCGAATCCTCTGGCCGTTCATCCGCCGCATTCAGCAGGCCGGGCGAAACGCGTGATCTTTGTGTTTCTCGAAGGCGGCCCGTCGCAGGCGGATTTGTTCGCTCCGAAGGAAGCCATCACCAAACGCCACGGCACGGCCATCGAATCGCCGGTGGCAGGCGATGGTCAGATTCGTGTCGGAGTCGCTCAGTTTCTGCCAATGGCTCCCGTCGCGCCGATCCGCCCGCGCGGGCAGTCGGGAATGATGATGTCCGATCTGCTGCCCCACCTGTCGGGCGTTGCGGATGAACTGTGCCTGCTGCGAGCGATGGTGGCGGACAACAAGGCGCATGCTCCGGCATCACTGCAGTTCCACACCGGTCACATCGCCGAAGCGCGGCCGTCGATGGGAGCGTGGATCAGTTACGGTCTGGGAACAGAAAACGAAAGCCTTCCCAGCTTCATGACAATTCATCCTCCCGGAGATGTCCGAACCTATGGCTCGTCCTTTCTGCCGGCCATTCATCAGGGCACGCCGCTGCGCGTTCCGGGCAGCGAACGGGATCTTCCCATCACCAACCTGCGCGACACGAGTACCGACGAGGCGACTCAGCGGCGTCGCCTGGATTTCCTGCAGAGCATGAACAATCGCCTGCTGCAGCGCGTAGAAACGGATCGCCAGATGGAAGGCATCATCGAATCCTTCGAACTGGCGTTTCGGATGCAGGCAGAGACACCGGAACTGGTCGATTTCTCCGGCGAAACATCGACGACACACCAGATGTACGGCATCGGGGAAGGACCGACGGACCGCAACGGCAAGGCGTGTTTGATGGCTCGGCGGCTGAGCGAAGCCGGAGTTCGTTTCGTGCAGGTGACGATGGGCGGCTGGGACCACCACGGCAACATTCGCGGAGCGCTGCCCGGTTCGTGCGGTGGTTCGGACAAACCTATCGCCGGCCTGCTGCACGATCTGAAGCAGCGCGGCCTGCTGGATGAAACGCTGGTGCTGATTTCCGGCGAATTCGGGCGAACGTACTGGAGTCAGGACCTGTCGGGAACGTCGCCGATTGACGTTCATGGACGAGAACACCAGCAGGAAAGCTTCTGCACGCTGCTGGCCGGCGGCGGAGTCAAACCAGGTTTCGTGTACGGCGACACGGACGATCTTGGCTATCGTCCGGTTTCCGGTCGCGTCCACCTGCACGACCTGCACGCGACGATGCTGCACCTGCTGGGACTGAATCACGAACAGCTCACCCACCCCCACCACGGCCGCGATTTCCGTCTGACGGATGTGTATGGTCGGGTGGTGAAAGAGATTCTGGCGTGA
- a CDS encoding DUF1549 domain-containing protein: MNVRLVCGFRRLKVIAAILVATAAPPALDETRCDDVATAEAAARDAAFTRDVLPILKEHCFECHSHDAKKAQGGLVLDSRGGWETGGDSGSAIVPGKPDDSLLISAVRYEGLEMPPSGRLSDELIRRLERWVADGAHDPRVAPNSIASGGIDIEAGRQHWAFQPVSAVPAPATADPHWPSNDIDRFVLARLDAAGLKPVDDADRYTWLRRVSFDLTGLPPTVQEIHNFIADESPDAKAAVVDRLLNSPAFGERWGRHWLDLVGYADQIGTSNNVFAQHAWKYRDYVIDSFNDDKPFDQFLREQVAGDLLDYDTVEARAAGITATGFLVLGDIEIVESDKAKLLVDIVDQQLTKVSKAMLGMTIDCARCHDHKFDPIAQTDYYAMAGFFHGTSTVFKTDRGVWSDVNIIDLPETEQQKSERKTQEAAHAEQLAELRRERQQHADRIAELDRQLNAASLSDEERAPLTKERADAAARVGQLDAQIQHAEFFAPTVPKVHGVRDVEHPDDMRVTIRGNPRALGDAVPRGFLQVISEERPDIADGTSGRRELAEWITRADNPLTARVAVNRMWQKLFGEGIVRTVDYFGRPGETPSHPELLDHLAAQFTESGWSQKQLIRDITLSHTYSLGSAHNDQAYVVDPDNRLLWRMNRFRLDAEAIRDAMLLVSGRLISSSGGSAMPLEFVENVGGLNPADVNPPHFRLNKWRPDQEYQRTVYLPILRSIAQPGPGELRNVFDFPQPSQFSGRRSITAVPTQALFLMNSAEVKDHAAAVSETIRQQTDDRSERLSLLWLTVLNRPITDAEQHDAAAFLNTSADPAEDAWTELCRAILVSNEFLMRL; this comes from the coding sequence ATGAACGTGCGACTTGTTTGCGGTTTCCGTCGGCTGAAAGTAATTGCCGCGATTCTGGTAGCCACCGCTGCCCCCCCGGCACTGGACGAGACCCGCTGCGACGATGTTGCAACAGCCGAAGCGGCCGCGCGCGACGCTGCCTTCACGCGCGATGTGCTGCCGATCCTGAAGGAACACTGCTTCGAATGTCACAGTCACGACGCGAAGAAAGCTCAGGGCGGGCTGGTGCTGGATTCGCGCGGCGGCTGGGAAACCGGCGGTGATTCCGGCTCGGCGATCGTCCCCGGAAAACCGGATGACAGCCTGCTGATCAGTGCCGTGCGGTACGAAGGCCTCGAAATGCCGCCATCCGGACGGCTGTCCGACGAACTCATCCGGCGGCTCGAACGCTGGGTCGCCGACGGGGCGCACGACCCGCGAGTCGCGCCGAACTCGATTGCATCCGGCGGAATCGACATCGAAGCCGGCCGCCAGCACTGGGCGTTTCAACCCGTCAGCGCAGTTCCTGCTCCGGCGACGGCTGATCCGCACTGGCCGTCGAACGACATTGACCGCTTTGTTCTCGCGCGACTTGACGCCGCCGGCCTGAAACCCGTTGATGACGCGGACCGCTACACCTGGCTGCGGCGCGTCAGCTTCGATCTTACGGGACTACCTCCGACGGTCCAGGAAATCCACAACTTCATCGCTGACGAATCGCCCGATGCGAAAGCCGCCGTTGTTGATCGACTACTGAATTCCCCGGCATTCGGCGAACGATGGGGGCGGCACTGGCTGGATCTGGTCGGGTACGCGGATCAGATCGGCACATCCAACAACGTCTTCGCTCAACACGCGTGGAAGTACCGCGACTACGTCATCGATTCCTTCAATGATGACAAACCGTTCGACCAGTTTCTGCGGGAACAGGTGGCCGGCGATCTGCTGGACTACGACACCGTCGAAGCGCGCGCGGCCGGAATCACAGCCACGGGTTTCCTGGTGCTCGGCGATATCGAAATCGTCGAATCCGACAAAGCCAAGCTGCTGGTCGACATCGTCGATCAGCAGTTGACCAAGGTCAGCAAGGCGATGCTGGGCATGACGATCGACTGTGCTCGCTGCCACGATCACAAGTTCGATCCGATCGCGCAGACGGATTACTACGCGATGGCCGGGTTCTTCCACGGCACGTCGACGGTCTTTAAAACCGATCGCGGAGTGTGGAGCGATGTGAACATAATCGACCTGCCGGAGACCGAGCAGCAGAAATCCGAACGAAAGACGCAGGAAGCCGCTCACGCCGAGCAACTCGCGGAGTTGCGTCGGGAACGGCAGCAGCATGCAGATCGCATCGCCGAGCTGGACAGGCAGCTCAACGCAGCCTCACTGTCCGATGAGGAACGTGCTCCGCTGACAAAGGAACGAGCCGACGCGGCTGCCCGCGTCGGTCAACTGGATGCTCAGATCCAGCACGCTGAGTTCTTCGCTCCCACTGTTCCGAAAGTGCATGGTGTCCGCGACGTCGAGCATCCGGACGATATGCGCGTGACGATTCGCGGCAACCCGCGGGCACTCGGTGATGCGGTCCCGCGAGGGTTCCTGCAGGTCATTTCCGAAGAACGACCGGACATCGCCGACGGAACCAGCGGACGACGGGAGTTGGCCGAATGGATTACTCGCGCCGACAACCCGCTCACGGCGCGCGTCGCGGTCAATCGCATGTGGCAGAAGCTGTTCGGCGAAGGAATTGTCCGCACGGTGGACTACTTTGGCCGGCCGGGAGAGACACCGTCGCATCCGGAGCTGCTCGATCATCTGGCCGCGCAGTTCACCGAAAGCGGCTGGTCACAGAAGCAGCTCATTCGCGACATCACGCTCAGTCACACGTATTCGCTCGGCAGTGCGCACAACGATCAGGCGTATGTCGTTGATCCGGACAATCGGCTGTTGTGGCGGATGAATCGTTTTCGTCTCGACGCCGAAGCGATTCGCGATGCGATGCTGCTGGTCAGCGGCCGGCTGATTTCGTCCAGCGGCGGTTCCGCGATGCCGCTGGAGTTCGTGGAAAACGTCGGCGGCCTCAATCCGGCCGACGTCAATCCGCCGCATTTCCGCTTGAACAAATGGCGGCCCGATCAGGAATATCAGCGCACGGTTTATTTGCCGATTCTGAGATCGATCGCTCAGCCGGGACCGGGCGAACTGCGCAACGTGTTCGACTTCCCTCAGCCGTCACAGTTCAGCGGACGCAGATCAATCACGGCAGTGCCGACGCAGGCTCTGTTCCTGATGAACAGTGCCGAAGTAAAAGATCACGCCGCGGCAGTCAGCGAAACGATAAGGCAACAGACAGACGACCGAAGTGAGCGCCTGTCACTGCTCTGGCTGACGGTTCTGAATCGACCAATCACCGACGCAGAACAACACGACGCAGCCGCGTTTCTAAACACTTCCGCGGACCCGGCAGAGGACGCATGGACCGAACTGTGCCGAGCCATCCTCGTATCCAACGAATTTCTGATGAGACTATGA
- a CDS encoding DUF1549 domain-containing protein, whose product MSSTASLLWRFVLVVIAGHAISFADDPPLHLLVDQRLAPVSGIDAPQCSDAEFLRRVSLDLIGMPPGPDEARAFIDDTAPDKRERLIDRLLESVHYPRHMASVLDLMLMERRANTHVSADEWQAWLVKSVRDNKPWNVLARELLSADGEDPATRPAARFMLDRAAESHLLTRDIGRVFFGRDLQCAQCHDHPLVDDYLQADYHGLLAFVAASSLQTLKEGDKEKTVLAEKAGSDASFKSVLMGIPHRTGARLPDGVSVQEPFLLPGEEYKTAPADNVKSVPQFSRRLKLAETATDGSNIAFNENIANRLWAHMFGRGLVHPLDLHHADNPATDPELLRLLAEQFVTMNFDIRAFLKQLAMTKAYQRGFDAPADPLTVAAEAAELAAALSQNLPSAEEQAKQSASEYAALTEAWYAAEAVALPVATEVDTARNQYAEARKKLDEATTALVAAKAGLTAKESAATALQQAVTALEQAAQAIPGDAEITDATKKLTAKLQQAKAEIPGLTKSVEELTAALAAPTEALTNAKPPLDAAVARLAPLNAAVLDAEQKMLVARRRAAVHAGAVRSLQQRLETANLIAQLPVTQQAIVAARQMVADREGDVAAAQQQLSEYAAVVSKAEANASAAAEPVAAAQAVVTAAQGEHNKRVAEASSIAAAFTSADAARQKIPDDAVLTEVAAKLQERKAVAESLTAETQKNVAAALAEQQAVADAVAAVQQELSAVRAERDVRQQAVDSAAESLVAARAEVEARTAEFETSLASLTDRWTKDFTVSSLKPLTPEQMCWTIFKVTGVYDAYWAAEVAELDKSSPLTDEQKQDPAAIAARDIELEQRTFDKLKGNVGTFVTYYGAAAGQPQTDFFATADQALFAANGGSINSWVSPGNTATNRVIQQNDPKLAAEALYLSVLTRLPTEEETADVVNYLAARESDRPVASQELVWALLNSAEFRFNH is encoded by the coding sequence ATGAGTTCCACAGCCTCGCTTCTGTGGCGGTTTGTGTTGGTCGTTATCGCGGGCCACGCGATCTCGTTCGCCGACGATCCGCCGCTGCACTTACTTGTCGATCAGCGGCTGGCTCCCGTTTCCGGCATCGACGCTCCACAGTGTTCAGACGCGGAATTCCTGCGTCGCGTATCGCTGGATCTGATCGGGATGCCGCCCGGTCCGGACGAAGCACGCGCATTCATCGATGACACCGCGCCGGACAAGCGTGAACGGCTGATCGACCGGCTGCTGGAGTCCGTCCATTATCCCCGGCACATGGCTTCGGTGCTGGACCTGATGCTGATGGAACGGCGAGCCAACACTCACGTTTCCGCCGATGAATGGCAGGCGTGGCTGGTGAAGTCCGTTCGGGACAACAAGCCGTGGAACGTATTGGCCAGAGAACTGCTGTCTGCCGACGGCGAAGATCCGGCGACTCGGCCGGCCGCCAGGTTCATGCTCGACCGTGCGGCTGAATCGCATCTGCTGACCCGCGATATCGGACGCGTTTTCTTCGGGCGAGACCTGCAGTGTGCTCAGTGTCACGACCATCCGCTGGTCGACGATTACCTGCAGGCCGACTACCACGGGCTGCTGGCATTCGTTGCCGCAAGTTCTCTGCAGACGCTGAAAGAAGGTGACAAGGAAAAAACCGTGCTGGCGGAAAAGGCCGGCAGCGACGCGTCGTTCAAATCCGTGCTGATGGGGATTCCGCATCGCACGGGAGCCCGTCTGCCCGATGGCGTCTCGGTTCAGGAACCGTTCCTTCTGCCCGGCGAGGAATACAAGACCGCTCCGGCGGACAACGTGAAATCCGTTCCTCAGTTTAGTCGGCGGTTGAAGCTGGCAGAAACCGCGACGGATGGTTCCAACATCGCATTCAACGAAAACATCGCCAACCGGCTTTGGGCGCACATGTTCGGGCGAGGCCTCGTGCATCCGCTCGACCTGCACCACGCTGACAATCCCGCGACGGATCCTGAGCTGCTGCGGCTGCTGGCGGAACAATTCGTTACCATGAACTTCGACATCAGGGCGTTTTTGAAGCAGCTTGCGATGACGAAAGCCTATCAGCGAGGGTTCGACGCTCCGGCTGATCCTCTGACTGTCGCGGCTGAGGCTGCCGAGCTTGCCGCTGCGCTTTCGCAGAACCTTCCGTCCGCGGAAGAACAGGCGAAGCAGTCCGCGAGTGAATACGCCGCGTTGACGGAGGCCTGGTACGCCGCGGAAGCCGTGGCTCTGCCTGTTGCGACGGAAGTCGACACGGCTCGCAATCAGTATGCGGAAGCCAGGAAGAAGCTGGACGAAGCAACGACCGCGCTTGTTGCCGCGAAGGCCGGATTGACGGCGAAGGAGTCCGCCGCGACTGCGCTGCAGCAGGCCGTCACCGCGCTGGAACAGGCGGCGCAGGCAATTCCGGGTGATGCAGAAATCACCGACGCCACAAAAAAGCTGACCGCGAAGCTGCAGCAGGCGAAGGCTGAGATTCCCGGTCTGACGAAGTCCGTCGAAGAACTCACCGCCGCGCTGGCTGCTCCGACGGAAGCGCTGACGAACGCGAAGCCACCGCTGGACGCCGCTGTGGCCAGGCTGGCTCCGCTGAACGCCGCCGTGCTGGACGCCGAACAAAAGATGCTGGTGGCTCGCCGGCGCGCTGCGGTCCACGCGGGAGCCGTCAGGTCACTGCAACAGCGGCTGGAAACCGCAAACCTGATTGCTCAGCTTCCGGTCACGCAGCAGGCGATCGTCGCTGCCCGTCAGATGGTGGCCGATCGTGAAGGCGACGTCGCCGCGGCGCAGCAACAGCTTTCCGAATATGCCGCCGTCGTGTCAAAGGCTGAAGCGAATGCCAGTGCCGCCGCGGAACCGGTCGCCGCGGCACAGGCCGTTGTCACTGCTGCTCAGGGGGAACATAACAAACGCGTGGCCGAAGCGAGTTCCATCGCTGCCGCCTTTACGTCCGCCGACGCCGCAAGGCAGAAGATACCGGACGACGCCGTCCTGACCGAAGTTGCCGCGAAACTTCAGGAACGAAAGGCCGTTGCGGAATCGCTGACCGCTGAAACACAAAAGAACGTCGCCGCGGCGCTGGCCGAACAACAGGCGGTCGCCGATGCCGTCGCCGCCGTTCAGCAGGAACTCAGCGCCGTCCGCGCAGAACGCGATGTTCGGCAACAGGCCGTCGATAGCGCTGCCGAAAGTCTTGTCGCCGCCCGGGCCGAAGTTGAAGCCCGGACCGCGGAATTCGAAACGTCACTGGCTTCGCTCACGGACCGCTGGACGAAAGACTTTACGGTCTCGTCGCTGAAGCCGCTGACGCCGGAACAGATGTGCTGGACAATCTTCAAAGTCACAGGAGTCTACGACGCGTACTGGGCCGCCGAAGTCGCCGAACTCGATAAGTCGAGTCCTCTGACCGACGAGCAGAAGCAGGATCCCGCTGCGATTGCCGCTCGTGACATCGAACTGGAACAGCGCACGTTCGACAAGCTGAAGGGCAACGTCGGCACGTTCGTCACGTACTACGGAGCCGCCGCGGGACAGCCGCAGACAGATTTCTTCGCGACCGCCGATCAGGCTTTGTTCGCCGCCAACGGAGGTTCCATCAACAGCTGGGTCAGCCCCGGCAACACGGCCACGAATCGAGTCATTCAGCAGAATGATCCCAAGCTTGCCGCCGAAGCTCTGTACCTCAGCGTCCTGACGCGACTGCCGACCGAAGAAGAAACCGCCGACGTTGTCAATTATCTCGCCGCTCGCGAAAGTGACCGGCCCGTTGCCTCACAGGAACTTGTCTGGGCTCTGCTGAATTCCGCGGAATTCCGTTTCAACCATTAA